From a single Sporosarcina oncorhynchi genomic region:
- a CDS encoding FecCD family ABC transporter permease, whose protein sequence is MIHPSLLKKQRILLAALALLIVLTIIIALGLGRSTVTFDRILPILLGQGSFKENFVLFSIRMPRILVTLLAGMALALSGAILQGITRNDLADPGIIGINSGAGVAIAVFFLFIPIDAGSFVYLLPVIAFFGASVTAVLIYIFSYRKQTGVQPIQLVLTGVGFSLALSGLMIVLISSAERTKVDFIAKWLAGNIWGTDWPFIWALLPWLVVLIPFTLYKANRLNLLAISEPVAIGVGVSIGKERIVLLGTAVALAASAVAVTGGISFVGLMAPHIAKALIGPRNQLFLPIAILIGGWLLLFADTIGHNILDPSGLPAGIMVSLIGAPYFLYLLLKK, encoded by the coding sequence ATGATCCATCCATCTTTGCTCAAGAAACAACGTATCCTGTTAGCTGCTCTTGCACTGCTGATTGTACTGACGATAATTATCGCCCTTGGACTCGGCCGGTCGACCGTAACGTTTGATCGCATCCTTCCGATTCTTCTCGGGCAAGGTTCATTCAAAGAGAATTTTGTGCTCTTCTCCATCCGAATGCCGCGCATTCTTGTAACGCTTTTGGCTGGAATGGCACTTGCCCTTTCTGGTGCCATTTTACAAGGTATCACGCGCAACGACTTGGCAGACCCTGGCATTATCGGCATCAACTCAGGTGCAGGCGTGGCGATTGCTGTGTTCTTCCTGTTCATTCCGATTGACGCCGGCTCATTCGTCTATCTGCTTCCAGTTATCGCCTTCTTCGGTGCCAGCGTTACAGCAGTGCTAATCTATATCTTTTCGTACCGCAAACAAACCGGCGTGCAGCCCATCCAATTAGTGTTGACCGGAGTAGGGTTTTCACTTGCGTTATCAGGTTTGATGATTGTATTGATCTCCTCCGCTGAACGAACGAAAGTGGATTTCATCGCGAAGTGGTTGGCAGGAAATATTTGGGGAACCGATTGGCCGTTCATCTGGGCATTGCTCCCATGGCTGGTTGTTCTGATTCCATTTACTTTATACAAAGCAAACCGACTGAATCTACTAGCTATAAGCGAACCTGTCGCAATTGGCGTCGGTGTTTCAATAGGTAAGGAACGCATCGTCCTGTTGGGGACAGCTGTTGCGCTTGCCGCCTCAGCTGTCGCCGTGACGGGCGGCATTAGCTTCGTTGGATTGATGGCCCCCCATATCGCAAAGGCGTTGATTGGTCCGCGTAACCAGCTTTTCCTTCCGATTGCTATATTGATTGGCGGCTGGCTGCTTCTTTTTGCGGATACGATAGGTCACAACATTCTTGACCCAAGCGGCTTGCCTGCAGGCATCATGGTTTCTCTAATCGGCGCACCGTACTTCCTTTATTTATTGTTGAAAAAGTGA
- a CDS encoding MEDS domain-containing protein: MVETFGNTKEICMQTLVKEEYPHILYLYEDAECYLKRALSFLKDSITAGEPVLLVENERNYQKLKAELSSCFSAEEMKLVNYANSISFYLSSGSYFPPAIESYFNEVAKPYIEENIRFRSWAHVEWSTINGSAHLVEQLERIIDQAVKQYSFSLVCAYERSRTSDELMEALLQTHPYIAKGDSVITSDTYRSNSEKNV, encoded by the coding sequence GTGGTGGAAACGTTCGGGAATACGAAGGAAATCTGTATGCAGACACTGGTGAAAGAGGAATACCCTCATATTCTTTACTTGTATGAAGATGCAGAATGTTATTTGAAACGAGCTTTATCTTTTCTAAAAGATAGCATCACAGCTGGAGAGCCTGTTCTTCTCGTGGAAAATGAACGGAATTACCAAAAGCTCAAAGCGGAATTATCCTCTTGTTTTTCAGCGGAGGAAATGAAGTTGGTGAACTATGCGAACAGTATAAGTTTCTATCTGTCGAGCGGCTCCTATTTCCCTCCAGCGATAGAGTCGTATTTCAATGAGGTGGCAAAACCGTACATTGAAGAGAATATTCGGTTCCGCTCTTGGGCACACGTCGAGTGGTCGACTATAAATGGATCGGCCCATCTAGTAGAGCAGCTTGAGAGAATTATCGATCAGGCAGTCAAGCAATATTCGTTTTCGCTCGTTTGTGCGTATGAGCGAAGTCGTACCTCAGATGAGCTGATGGAGGCACTGCTGCAAACCCATCCGTATATAGCGAAGGGCGATTCTGTGATTACATCGGATACGTATCGTTCAAATAGTGAAAAGAACGTTTGA
- the nadA gene encoding quinolinate synthase NadA yields the protein MIVTDMKSRIIEEIQEWKQKRNAILLAHNYQIPEIQDIADVLGDSLALARAAADTTADVIVFCGVHFMAETAAILSPEKTILLPDLDAGCSLADSITADQLRDWKAQHPGAVVVSYVNTSAEVKAESDYCCTSSNAVEIVNSIPDDQEILFLPDMFLGSFVKNETGRENMHIWMGECHVHAGIAPDHVEGVLEKHPEAELLIHPECGCSTSSMYLKSEGILPAEKTHILSTGNMLKRSKESEAEEFIVATEVGIIHQMEKQNPDKRFLAANPNAVCPFMKMITLEKVLAALKENKHVISVPEEIANQAKLSIDRMVAIG from the coding sequence ATGATTGTTACTGACATGAAAAGTCGTATTATTGAAGAGATTCAAGAATGGAAACAAAAGCGAAACGCCATCTTACTAGCGCATAATTATCAGATTCCAGAAATACAGGATATTGCGGATGTGCTCGGTGATTCTCTTGCACTAGCTCGCGCCGCAGCGGATACAACGGCGGATGTAATCGTATTTTGCGGGGTGCATTTTATGGCAGAAACCGCTGCGATTTTAAGTCCCGAAAAAACGATTCTCTTACCAGATTTAGATGCAGGCTGTTCTTTAGCGGACTCCATCACTGCAGACCAGTTGCGCGATTGGAAAGCGCAACATCCTGGCGCTGTCGTCGTTAGCTACGTGAACACGAGTGCGGAAGTGAAGGCGGAAAGCGACTATTGTTGCACGTCTTCCAACGCCGTTGAAATCGTGAATTCCATCCCGGACGACCAAGAAATCTTGTTCTTGCCAGACATGTTCCTCGGTTCATTCGTAAAGAACGAAACTGGACGCGAGAACATGCATATTTGGATGGGGGAATGCCATGTGCATGCTGGTATCGCCCCGGATCATGTGGAAGGCGTTCTGGAAAAACATCCGGAGGCTGAGTTGCTCATCCATCCGGAGTGTGGTTGCTCGACATCAAGCATGTATTTGAAATCAGAAGGCATCTTGCCAGCCGAAAAAACGCATATCCTGTCAACAGGAAATATGCTAAAGCGCTCAAAAGAGTCGGAAGCCGAGGAGTTCATCGTAGCAACGGAAGTAGGCATCATTCACCAGATGGAAAAGCAGAACCCTGACAAGCGTTTCCTTGCAGCAAACCCTAATGCTGTCTGCCCATTCATGAAAATGATTACACTCGAAAAAGTGCTAGCCGCACTAAAAGAAAACAAGCATGTCATTTCAGTACCTGAAGAAATCGCAAACCAAGCAAAACTATCTATTGACCGGATGGTCGCTATTGGTTGA
- the nadC gene encoding carboxylating nicotinate-nucleotide diphosphorylase, producing MNGLKLRLLVEQFLLEDIGAGDLSADSIFLDKTKGKMVFVAKESGVFCGTAIFKMAFQLLDQHIQIEVMVKDGEEIRAGQELAVASGNVAALLSGERVVLNLIQRMSGIATLTKAAVNELDNESIRICDTRKTTPGLRMLEKYAVRCGGGYNHRHGLYDAVMIKDNHIAFAGSITRAVELARRNTGHMVNIEVETETKEQVVEAVESGADVIMFDNRLPEEIEEFVKLVPAHITTEASGGIQLDNLKDYRYTGVNYISLGFLTHSYKAIDISANVLIEEEH from the coding sequence ATGAACGGACTTAAACTCCGATTGTTGGTTGAACAATTTTTATTGGAAGATATCGGTGCTGGGGATTTGTCGGCAGATTCTATCTTTCTAGATAAGACAAAAGGGAAGATGGTCTTTGTAGCAAAGGAGTCAGGTGTATTTTGCGGGACTGCTATATTCAAAATGGCCTTTCAATTGCTGGATCAGCATATACAGATTGAAGTTATGGTGAAAGATGGTGAAGAGATCCGAGCTGGCCAAGAGTTGGCAGTCGCATCTGGGAATGTAGCGGCTTTATTAAGCGGCGAGAGGGTTGTTTTGAACTTAATTCAGCGGATGAGTGGCATTGCTACGTTAACAAAAGCCGCGGTGAATGAGTTAGATAACGAGTCGATTCGTATTTGCGATACACGCAAAACGACGCCTGGATTGCGGATGTTGGAAAAATATGCTGTTCGGTGTGGAGGAGGCTATAACCATCGCCACGGCCTGTATGACGCGGTTATGATTAAAGATAACCATATCGCTTTTGCGGGTTCCATTACGCGTGCCGTTGAATTGGCTCGCCGCAATACGGGACATATGGTAAATATTGAAGTGGAAACAGAGACGAAAGAACAAGTAGTTGAAGCGGTTGAATCTGGTGCAGATGTCATCATGTTTGACAACCGTTTGCCAGAGGAGATAGAAGAATTTGTGAAACTCGTACCGGCCCACATTACAACAGAAGCGTCCGGTGGGATTCAATTGGATAACCTGAAGGACTATCGGTATACAGGTGTCAACTATATTTCACTTGGATTTCTAACACATTCTTACAAAGCGATTGATATTAGCGCAAATGTACTAATCGAGGAGGAGCATTGA
- a CDS encoding aldo/keto reductase family protein, whose translation MKNLTLNNGIEVPIIGSGTNTYGKEGNQFAGDLRGDTQEIDWAIDSGYRHFDSAQLYGNEEVVGNGLKKSSLPREEFFITTKLNTFEGYVSADWAHAEIEKSLEKLQTDSIDLFLIHKPWDNHAEMLEAWRILEDYYNRGVFKSIGVSNFEKEHLDLLLENGNIPPAVNQIKSQVGHWNEELIAYNRSKGIASVAWSPLRGIDEKAKQVLDEIGKPYGKTFAQVVLRYQIERDVIVIPKSHHKDRQAQCLQIFDFELTASDRDRIAAL comes from the coding sequence ATGAAGAATCTTACATTAAATAATGGCATTGAAGTTCCAATCATCGGCAGTGGTACGAATACGTATGGTAAAGAGGGCAACCAATTCGCAGGTGACTTAAGAGGAGACACGCAAGAAATCGATTGGGCCATTGACAGCGGCTACCGTCATTTTGACTCTGCTCAATTGTATGGAAATGAAGAAGTTGTTGGAAATGGGTTAAAGAAGTCTTCTCTGCCACGTGAAGAGTTCTTTATCACGACGAAGCTAAATACATTTGAAGGTTACGTTAGTGCAGACTGGGCCCATGCTGAAATTGAAAAAAGCTTAGAGAAGTTACAAACGGACTCTATTGATTTATTCCTTATTCATAAACCATGGGATAACCATGCTGAGATGTTGGAGGCATGGCGTATTTTAGAAGACTATTATAACCGCGGAGTGTTCAAGTCGATTGGTGTTTCGAACTTTGAAAAAGAACACCTTGATTTACTTCTTGAAAATGGCAACATTCCCCCAGCTGTCAATCAAATCAAATCACAAGTCGGACATTGGAATGAAGAATTAATTGCTTATAATAGAAGTAAGGGGATTGCATCGGTCGCATGGTCTCCTTTACGTGGGATCGATGAAAAGGCTAAGCAGGTTTTGGATGAAATCGGCAAGCCATACGGAAAAACATTCGCACAAGTTGTTTTGCGCTATCAAATTGAACGTGATGTCATCGTCATTCCTAAGTCTCATCATAAAGACCGCCAAGCACAGTGCTTACAGATCTTTGATTTTGAATTGACGGCAAGCGATCGTGATCGTATTGCTGCTTTATAA
- a CDS encoding flavin monoamine oxidase family protein: protein MKNDPVIIIGAGLSGLYAASMLHAKGIECVILEARERIGGRVLSQAIADRPELGKLDLGPTWFWPEHEPVIAGLVKELGLRTFEQHTKGALLFEQSADQPAQRHMLPEGAVAKSMRFVGGVQSLIDAVADGLPESVIQLNRRVTAIHMDEEGTVSLDVKHAGEGKESLRARAIILALPPRIVADRITFTPPLPRHLISSLTDKPTWMAGQAKAVAVYDQPFWRDAGLSGQVTSWAGPLQEIHDASPDTGSGALFGFFGLSANDRKQLGEERVRELVVAQLAKLFGSAAERPVSLLYKDWSADTDTSVTEDAKPLTDFPVYGELADAGIWNSKLFFAGTETSSEHGGHLEGALRSAERTVNDVLKCFF, encoded by the coding sequence ATGAAAAATGATCCTGTCATAATTATCGGGGCTGGGTTAAGCGGCCTTTATGCTGCTTCCATGTTGCATGCGAAGGGAATCGAATGTGTGATTCTTGAAGCGCGGGAGCGGATTGGTGGGAGGGTGTTGAGCCAGGCGATTGCGGATCGTCCTGAGTTAGGGAAGTTGGACCTCGGGCCGACGTGGTTTTGGCCGGAGCATGAGCCCGTGATCGCTGGATTGGTCAAGGAACTTGGGTTGCGGACATTCGAGCAACATACGAAAGGGGCGCTGCTTTTCGAGCAATCTGCAGATCAGCCTGCACAGCGTCATATGCTGCCGGAAGGGGCTGTTGCGAAATCGATGCGCTTTGTTGGCGGAGTGCAGTCCTTAATCGATGCTGTAGCAGACGGTCTGCCGGAGAGCGTTATTCAGCTCAATCGGCGAGTGACGGCAATCCATATGGATGAGGAAGGAACGGTCTCTCTTGATGTCAAACATGCTGGAGAAGGGAAAGAAAGTCTCCGAGCAAGAGCGATTATCCTGGCGCTGCCGCCCCGCATCGTTGCGGACAGGATTACATTCACACCGCCGCTTCCACGTCATTTGATAAGTAGCCTAACTGACAAGCCGACTTGGATGGCTGGACAGGCAAAAGCGGTTGCGGTCTATGATCAACCCTTTTGGCGAGATGCGGGTCTTTCCGGACAGGTGACGAGCTGGGCTGGTCCGTTGCAGGAAATCCATGATGCTTCGCCGGATACAGGCAGCGGTGCGCTCTTCGGCTTTTTCGGGCTGTCGGCAAATGATCGTAAGCAGTTGGGAGAGGAAAGGGTCCGTGAGCTTGTAGTTGCTCAATTGGCAAAGTTGTTCGGATCTGCTGCCGAGCGCCCGGTTTCTCTTCTTTATAAAGACTGGTCCGCGGACACAGATACATCAGTAACTGAAGATGCCAAACCACTTACTGATTTTCCGGTGTACGGCGAACTAGCAGACGCTGGCATATGGAATAGCAAATTGTTTTTTGCCGGCACGGAAACCTCTTCAGAACATGGCGGACATCTCGAAGGCGCCCTTCGTTCAGCAGAACGCACGGTAAATGACGTGCTTAAATGCTTCTTTTAG
- a CDS encoding type IV toxin-antitoxin system AbiEi family antitoxin domain-containing protein, producing the protein MDYREMLESLIEKKDGLILTKDVTDAGIPRTYLGSFVKEDILERMAHGVYLSREAFEDELYSLQARSSRLIYSHETALYLHGLTDRDPLQWVGTVPTGYNSTNFKNEGVKIYFIKKELHQVGATTGKTEFGRDITLYDTERTICDLIRSRNNLDADLINEAIRRYVGSREKNIPQLLRYAEQFRVQRILRNYLEILL; encoded by the coding sequence ATGGACTATCGTGAAATGCTTGAATCACTAATTGAAAAGAAGGATGGCCTTATCTTAACAAAAGATGTAACGGATGCGGGAATTCCGCGCACGTATTTAGGTTCCTTCGTAAAAGAGGACATTCTGGAGCGTATGGCTCATGGCGTCTACTTATCTCGGGAAGCATTTGAAGATGAACTATACAGCCTGCAAGCCAGGAGTAGCCGGTTGATTTATTCTCACGAAACCGCCCTCTATTTGCATGGTTTAACGGACCGTGACCCACTGCAATGGGTAGGTACTGTCCCAACAGGCTATAATAGTACGAATTTTAAAAATGAAGGTGTCAAGATTTACTTTATAAAAAAAGAACTCCATCAAGTTGGCGCGACAACTGGAAAAACTGAATTTGGTCGTGACATCACTTTGTATGATACAGAAAGAACCATCTGTGACCTCATTCGAAGCCGAAATAATTTGGATGCTGATTTAATCAATGAAGCCATTCGACGGTATGTGGGGAGTAGGGAGAAGAACATTCCGCAATTGTTACGATATGCTGAGCAGTTTAGGGTACAACGAATCTTACGAAATTATTTGGAAATCCTTTTATGA
- a CDS encoding hexameric tyrosine-coordinated heme protein, with translation MTSGQLQTLRTSTPEEGYALAVKLAQKAIKITQPSEEIRKMLRPVYSTNADSLIATAQVVAIHFQTVAFANNYWND, from the coding sequence ATGACGAGCGGCCAGCTGCAAACGCTGCGCACAAGCACCCCGGAAGAAGGGTATGCATTAGCCGTTAAGCTTGCACAAAAAGCGATAAAAATCACACAACCGTCTGAAGAAATCAGAAAGATGTTGCGTCCGGTTTATTCGACGAACGCGGATAGCTTGATCGCAACTGCGCAAGTTGTCGCCATACATTTTCAAACCGTTGCATTTGCCAACAACTATTGGAATGACTAA
- a CDS encoding SRPBCC family protein translates to MGAFEELTVEATVQAPVEKVWAYWTDPSHIKKWNSPSDDWHTPFAENDLRAGGKFVSRMEAKDGSMGFDFGGVYDEVQLHEVISYTLGDGRKVNITFTGQGNETKVIETFEAETENPVDFQRQGWQAILDNFKQYAEQKNQSS, encoded by the coding sequence ATGGGAGCATTTGAGGAACTTACAGTAGAAGCAACTGTTCAAGCACCAGTGGAAAAAGTTTGGGCTTATTGGACAGATCCAAGTCATATTAAAAAATGGAACAGTCCATCGGATGATTGGCATACGCCATTTGCGGAGAACGATCTTAGAGCAGGTGGGAAATTCGTTTCAAGAATGGAAGCAAAAGATGGTAGCATGGGGTTCGACTTTGGTGGAGTCTACGATGAGGTACAATTACATGAGGTGATTTCTTATACATTGGGAGATGGAAGAAAAGTCAACATCACCTTTACAGGTCAAGGAAACGAAACTAAGGTCATTGAAACGTTTGAAGCTGAAACTGAAAATCCAGTCGATTTCCAACGACAAGGATGGCAGGCGATTTTAGATAACTTTAAACAATACGCAGAACAAAAAAATCAATCCTCATAA
- a CDS encoding vWA domain-containing protein has translation MKLNKSKFTLALIACFLMLAACKDKPESDVKADATVTEEETTSVADEQIPKAARTVEDMIIQSAGKLVEAHMDPEIEAARTVNWVYYHRFYEDTFKGIMEKELPTYVEEHPDLSADEIYDYLVYQLGSGQYSIFYDPLTAYAHGYVMPELPEGEDEIEIAKRQQTNVVILMDASGSMKAEIGGESRMSLAKQAIEDFTSQLSDDVNVSLFAYGHKGAGTAADKQLSCGSIDELYPLGAYNADSFAKAMDSFQASGWTPLAGAMEKAHNYLASYDKDGYRNIVYIVTDGVETCDGNPVAAAKQLHDSEIEAKVNIIGFDVDDEGQSQLKTVAEAGGGEYATVRNPSEFEGVLIKKWKPSMMQVMNQQGVKLHELVHQKEALIAIHDPLTNLSDRETVRITNAVAELKKKKFIDDEKANEVIEIAKEMGEMRSEHFSKIIEQKSEEARQAKDEIDAKVEAWKEKWSAELEKDE, from the coding sequence ATGAAGCTCAACAAAAGTAAATTCACATTGGCGTTGATTGCCTGTTTCCTTATGCTTGCGGCATGTAAGGATAAACCGGAGTCAGACGTGAAGGCGGATGCCACAGTTACAGAAGAAGAAACAACATCTGTCGCCGATGAGCAAATTCCAAAAGCGGCACGCACAGTTGAGGATATGATTATCCAGTCTGCCGGCAAGTTGGTGGAAGCGCATATGGACCCCGAAATCGAAGCGGCAAGGACTGTCAATTGGGTTTATTATCATCGGTTTTATGAAGATACGTTCAAAGGAATCATGGAGAAAGAGTTGCCTACATATGTCGAGGAGCATCCGGATTTGAGCGCGGACGAGATATATGATTATCTTGTGTATCAATTAGGTTCGGGGCAATATTCGATATTCTATGACCCGTTAACGGCCTATGCGCATGGATATGTCATGCCGGAATTGCCGGAAGGCGAGGATGAAATTGAAATTGCGAAGAGGCAACAGACGAATGTCGTCATCTTGATGGATGCGAGCGGAAGTATGAAGGCGGAAATTGGCGGCGAGTCGCGTATGTCTCTTGCGAAGCAGGCGATCGAGGATTTTACTAGCCAGCTGTCCGATGATGTCAATGTCTCTCTATTTGCGTATGGTCATAAAGGGGCTGGGACGGCAGCGGATAAACAGCTTTCGTGCGGTTCCATCGACGAACTGTATCCACTTGGAGCGTACAACGCAGATTCATTCGCAAAAGCGATGGATTCCTTCCAGGCGAGCGGCTGGACGCCATTAGCAGGTGCGATGGAAAAGGCGCATAACTACCTTGCCTCTTATGACAAAGATGGGTACAGGAATATCGTCTATATCGTAACTGATGGCGTTGAGACGTGTGACGGAAATCCTGTTGCCGCTGCGAAACAACTGCATGACAGTGAAATCGAGGCGAAGGTTAATATTATCGGCTTCGACGTCGATGATGAAGGGCAAAGCCAGTTGAAAACAGTGGCGGAGGCAGGTGGCGGTGAATATGCGACAGTGCGCAATCCGTCTGAATTTGAAGGGGTTCTCATTAAGAAATGGAAGCCGAGCATGATGCAAGTGATGAACCAACAAGGCGTCAAGCTCCATGAGTTAGTACATCAAAAGGAAGCGCTCATTGCAATCCATGATCCACTTACAAATCTATCTGACAGAGAGACAGTGCGAATCACAAATGCAGTCGCTGAATTGAAGAAAAAGAAGTTCATTGACGACGAAAAAGCGAACGAGGTAATAGAGATCGCAAAGGAAATGGGCGAGATGAGATCAGAACATTTCAGTAAAATAATAGAGCAGAAGAGTGAAGAAGCAAGGCAGGCGAAGGATGAGATCGACGCGAAGGTGGAAGCGTGGAAAGAAAAGTGGTCTGCAGAATTGGAGAAGGATGAATAG
- a CDS encoding nuclease-related domain-containing protein, with the protein MLDNNMISGFYEGILLFLKMFIASSAFPFVVIFMIVSVVVRWKMPVIKGMYGEWVVKSKLKRLGESYTVFHDVYIPNGDRGLTQVDHIVTSAYGIFVIETKHYAGWIFGDEYKSHWTQVIYKKKTKMHNPIRQNYGHVQALITYIGQVQMQEVDVHSIIAFSPNSTFKFKKEFTSAHVIQFTDLVKTIRQYKELRLSEAAVKNVNEKLTRLLAMDRSEKKQLKNEHIQSVRRAKIAKQSAGKQTRPMIEIAKEVAPSVTGVCPTCNGELVIKKGRYGKFYGCVNYPSCRYTKNMNVESKSS; encoded by the coding sequence ATGCTAGATAATAATATGATTTCCGGTTTCTATGAAGGCATTTTACTATTTTTAAAGATGTTCATTGCTTCTAGTGCATTCCCGTTTGTCGTTATTTTTATGATCGTATCAGTAGTCGTGCGCTGGAAGATGCCGGTAATCAAAGGGATGTATGGAGAATGGGTTGTAAAGTCCAAGCTCAAGAGATTAGGGGAATCCTATACGGTTTTCCACGATGTGTATATTCCGAATGGTGATCGAGGACTTACGCAGGTCGATCATATTGTCACGTCTGCATATGGCATCTTTGTCATTGAGACGAAGCATTACGCCGGTTGGATTTTTGGTGATGAATATAAATCGCACTGGACGCAAGTTATCTATAAGAAGAAAACGAAAATGCACAATCCGATCCGACAGAATTACGGACATGTGCAAGCTTTAATTACCTACATAGGACAAGTTCAAATGCAGGAAGTAGATGTCCATTCAATCATTGCATTTTCACCAAACTCAACGTTTAAATTCAAGAAGGAATTTACATCTGCACATGTTATTCAGTTTACTGACTTGGTGAAGACGATTAGACAGTATAAAGAGCTAAGGCTAAGTGAAGCAGCAGTGAAGAATGTCAATGAAAAGCTGACAAGGCTATTGGCTATGGATAGAAGTGAAAAGAAGCAGCTGAAGAACGAGCATATTCAATCTGTGCGGAGGGCGAAAATCGCCAAACAATCAGCTGGTAAACAGACCAGGCCTATGATAGAGATAGCAAAGGAAGTAGCCCCTTCAGTGACTGGTGTTTGTCCAACGTGTAATGGAGAATTGGTTATAAAGAAAGGTAGGTATGGGAAATTTTATGGCTGTGTAAATTATCCTAGCTGCCGGTATACGAAGAATATGAATGTGGAAAGTAAAAGTAGTTAA